From one Branchiostoma floridae strain S238N-H82 chromosome 3, Bfl_VNyyK, whole genome shotgun sequence genomic stretch:
- the LOC118411418 gene encoding mitogen-activated protein kinase 8-like isoform X2 — protein sequence MELMDANLCQVIQMDLDHERMSYLLYQMLCGIKHLHSAGIIHRDLKPSNIVVKSDCTLKILDFGLARTAGTSFMMTPYVVTRYYRAPEVILGMGYTENVDIWSMGCICGEIVRGGVLFPGTDHIDQWNKIIEQLGTPSQDFMKRLQPTVRNYVENRPKYAGYSFEKLFPDVLFPAESTEHNKLKASQARDLLSKMLVIDPYKRITVDQALQHPYVNVWYDPSEVEGPAPIPYDHSIDEREHTVEQWKDLIYKEVVDYVQKLLYGKLPLIGNSASDRSEVKLSQPQPRKRKLSQSSDDTSVCRTLDAIPAARPDATRTLTSEP from the exons ATGGAGTTGATGGATGCGAACCTGTGTCAGGTGATTCAGATGGATCTGGACCACGAGCGCATGTCCTACCTCCTCTATCAGATGCTGTGTGGGATCAAACACCTGCACTCGGCTGGGATCATTCACAGA GACTTGAAACCCAGCAATATCGTGGTGAAGTCGGACTGTACGCTGAAGATTCTTGACTTCGGGCTGGCGAGAACGGCGGGAACAAGCTTCATGATGACCCCTTACGTGGTGACGCGGTACTACAGGGCACCCGAGGTCATCCTGGGCATGGGGTACACCGAAAACG TTGACATCTGGTCCATGGGCTGTATATGTGGGGAAATAGTGCGAGGCGGAGTGCTTTTCCCTGGCACAGACC ATATCGACCAGTGGAATAAGATCATCGAGCAGCTGGGAACGCCTTCTCAAGACTTCATGAAGAGGCTGCAGCCGACCGTGAGGAACTACGTGGAGAACAGACCCAAGTACGCAGGATACTCCTTCGAGAAGCTCTTCCCAGACGTCTTGTTTCCCGCCGAGTCCACGGAACACAACAAGCTGAAAG CGAGCCAGGCCCGGGATCTCCTGTCCAAGATGTTAGTGATCGATCCCTACAAGAGGATAACGGTGGACCAAGCCCTGCAACACCCCTACGTCAACGTGTGGTACGACCCCAGTGAGGTGGAGGGG CCTGCCCCAATTCCATACGACCACTCCATCGACGAGAGAGAGCACACAGTAGAACAGTGGAAAG ACCTGATCTACAAGGAAGTGGTGGACTATGTGCAGAAGTTGCTGTATGGGAAACTGCCACTTATAGGTAACTCAGCTTCAG acaggtcagaggtcaaactCAGCCAACCACAGCCCAGAAAGCGGAAGCTGTCCCAGTCGTCAGACGACACGTCGGTATGCCGAACGTTGGAT
- the LOC118411418 gene encoding mitogen-activated protein kinase 8-like isoform X1, giving the protein MELMDANLCQVIQMDLDHERMSYLLYQMLCGIKHLHSAGIIHRDLKPSNIVVKSDCTLKILDFGLARTAGTSFMMTPYVVTRYYRAPEVILGMGYTENVDVWSVGCIFGEMVRGKIVFRGNDHIDQWNKIIEQLGTPSQDFMKRLQPTVRNYVENRPKYAGYSFEKLFPDVLFPAESTEHNKLKASQARDLLSKMLVIDPYKRITVDQALQHPYVNVWYDPSEVEGPAPIPYDHSIDEREHTVEQWKDLIYKEVVDYVQKLLYGKLPLIGNSASDRSEVKLSQPQPRKRKLSQSSDDTSVCRTLDAIPAARPDATRTLTSEP; this is encoded by the exons ATGGAGTTGATGGATGCGAACCTGTGTCAGGTGATTCAGATGGATCTGGACCACGAGCGCATGTCCTACCTCCTCTATCAGATGCTGTGTGGGATCAAACACCTGCACTCGGCTGGGATCATTCACAGA GACTTGAAACCCAGCAATATCGTGGTGAAGTCGGACTGTACGCTGAAGATTCTTGACTTCGGGCTGGCGAGAACGGCGGGAACAAGCTTCATGATGACCCCTTACGTGGTGACGCGGTACTACAGGGCACCCGAGGTCATCCTGGGCATGGGGTACACCGAAAACG TCGATGTGTGGTCGGTTGGGTGCATTTTTGGCGAGATGGTTCGCGGGAAAATTGTGTTTCGCGGCAATGATC ATATCGACCAGTGGAATAAGATCATCGAGCAGCTGGGAACGCCTTCTCAAGACTTCATGAAGAGGCTGCAGCCGACCGTGAGGAACTACGTGGAGAACAGACCCAAGTACGCAGGATACTCCTTCGAGAAGCTCTTCCCAGACGTCTTGTTTCCCGCCGAGTCCACGGAACACAACAAGCTGAAAG CGAGCCAGGCCCGGGATCTCCTGTCCAAGATGTTAGTGATCGATCCCTACAAGAGGATAACGGTGGACCAAGCCCTGCAACACCCCTACGTCAACGTGTGGTACGACCCCAGTGAGGTGGAGGGG CCTGCCCCAATTCCATACGACCACTCCATCGACGAGAGAGAGCACACAGTAGAACAGTGGAAAG ACCTGATCTACAAGGAAGTGGTGGACTATGTGCAGAAGTTGCTGTATGGGAAACTGCCACTTATAGGTAACTCAGCTTCAG acaggtcagaggtcaaactCAGCCAACCACAGCCCAGAAAGCGGAAGCTGTCCCAGTCGTCAGACGACACGTCGGTATGCCGAACGTTGGAT
- the LOC118411897 gene encoding mitogen-activated protein kinase 10-like, giving the protein MHRSPSWLLKSFEVELDLRLAFSQAFCDAVDLTYLAQHFRMSKLAANSQFYTVEVGDSTFTVLKRYQNLKPIGSGAQGIVW; this is encoded by the exons ATGCACAGATCGCCGTCATGGCTGCTCAAGAGTTTTGAGGTGGAGTTGGACCTGAGACTTGCCTTCAGTCAGGCCTTCTGTGATGCTGTAGACCTGACATACCTGGCACAACACTTCAG GATGAGTAAGCTGGCAGCAAACAGCCAGTTTTACACAGTGGAGGTTGGAGACAGCACCTTTACAGTACTGAAGCGATATCAGAACCTCAAACCCATCGGTTCGGGGGCGCAGGGCATCGTCTGGTGA
- the LOC118411442 gene encoding cytochrome c oxidase assembly protein COX18, mitochondrial-like, whose translation MFDPIADRVFQMHSLQQTEKTRTQKVVTNFFRGVSVVMVMVAAYMPAAMSLYWTSSSAVGLAQNILLKLPWLRQACRIPPTPRDSPTPFRDMAASVRQKLRRETRKPPAKS comes from the exons atGTTTGACCCTATCGCTGACCGTGTGTTCCAGATGCACAGCCTGCAGCAGACAGAAAAGACGCGCACACAGAAAGTCGTCACCAACTTCTTCAGGGGCGTgtctgttgtcatggtgatggTAGCAGCCTACATGCCAGCG GCCATGTCGCTCTATTGGACATCGTCTTCGGCCGTGGGACTGGCCCAGAACATCCTCCTCAAGTTGCCATGGTTACGGCAGGCCTGTCGcatcccccccaccccccgggaCTCCCCCACCCCCTTCAGAGACATGGCCGCCTCTGTGCGGCAGAAACTCCGACGGGAGACGAGAAAACCTCCAGCAAAGTCCTGA